In Eubacteriales bacterium mix99, the DNA window TGCAACCATGCGGTCAAAAAGCAGGTACGCCTGACGCTCTGCAATAATGTCGATCTTGCCATCGTGGTCGGAATCCACAACGACAGGAAGATTAGCAAGATGCTGCCGGACAAACGCCCACGCGGTTTCTTCGGTTCCGGCCTTTGACTCAAATTCCTTGCGGAACTTTTCCTTGGGCTTGTAAGCCGAAATAACAAGATCCTGCTTCACTGCAGAAGTGTTATTGACCTGCTTGAAGCTGCCTTGCTTTTTATCAAGAGTACGGACATCAGCAATTATAAAACCGGCTCTCCCAAGGCTCTCTTGAATCGCATTCCACACTGCATTCTTCGAGTTATGAAATTCAACAGTCATCCACCTGTTCGGTTTCAGAACTCTGTAGAACTCCAGAAAACAGTTCGTCATTAGACTCTGATATTCAGCAATACCTTTCCCTTGGACATCATTTACAATAGCCTCTGCTTTATTACGGGTTAACACATTAAGCCAAGACTCCCAAATAAAGCTAAGCTCTGAATAATTTAAATTGTCCCCAAATGGCGGATCGGTAAAAATGTAATCCACAGTGTTATTGGGAATCGTTTTAAGCTGTGTAGAAGAAGATGTCTCACATAGAGCTCCTCGAAACGTATGGGTCATCTGAAAGACTTTTTGAAAATCTTTAAATTTCCCTTCTACAGCTTTTATTACATCGCCTTCAGCAGAAAGGGAAGGTAAATAAAGCGTTCCGCTAAGAACTCCATTCCCGCGCTTTCCCATGTTATAACGAACAAGTTTGGAAACCAGGCCAGGATTTACTGATTCGACTACAATTCTGAATCTTGATGTTTTTGACTTCTCATACAATGCTGAGAGCACATAAAGATTTCGTTTTGTATAGAATTGGTCCACATTTGTAATTCCGTATTTGTCATTGCGCCGGGATTCTCCCCCCTCGCACATCCTGTTATGTGGGTAGGGATAGGGTATTGTTAAGGCATCAATCTTTTTTAGTAACTCTAAATCTGCCTCATCAGGTTTTTTCTCATATCGCTTCCCTGCGTAAAGATAATTGATTAACACGGGAACCTGCCTGCTCATTGTATGCGTAGTCTTCAGATTCTCGTCAAAAACGGTCATTACTGCGTTTTGACAGTCTCTTTTTGTTAGACGAACGCCGCATGAAGGACAAGTGAACTCGTTGTTTACTTTTTTGTTTTTTGCATCGACAGCAACATCCCAAAATACGAATTCATTTCCACAATGTGGGCAAACAAATACATCAGACCACACTGTATAGTTAATTCTCCCCTTAGGTTTCATTTCCGCGGATAAGAACGATACAGAGGAATCTGAGGAATGTGCGGTTTCGTACATCCAACCACACTCCTTTTCGACTTCTTGTAGTATTTTTTGACCTTCTTCAACAAAAGCTGTTATATCTACGAGGCTGTTATAATTGTATGTAATATAAGTAGCTACAGGTGACAGGTCATTCAGAATGGCATTCCTACGTCCCCAATTGTTCTCGTCAGCTTTCAACTCTTGTTGCAGCATGTAATTATCGGTACCACACATCTGAGCAGCGACACCAGTCATTCCTGTTCCGCAAAATCCATCAAAAACAATATCGCCTGGCTTGGTGTAATGGAGAATGTATCTCATTATTGCTTTGTAAGGCACCTTAGTATGGTAAGTATGTGCCATATAAATAGGATCGTTCTTTCCCTCGCTGACATCAGACGCAAACGGCTCGCGATGATAATCATCCGTCTCCTCGTCGTAAGGAGTCCCGTTCTCCGCGATGAATTCCTTAATAAACGGATTCGGGCATGCGGTGTAATATGGCGCATCGGAGAGCGCAATGATGTCCTCGTCCGTGCCGATCGGGAAGCCTTCTATATCGCGGACCTTGTCGAGATCCTCCTTGGTCAGTTTTCTCTTCTCCATAGTTTTAATTCTCCTTACGCTTTACGACGATACGCAGCTTGCTTTCATCCTTGCCTCTAGTGTAGGAAGCGATGATATCGTTCAGCTTCTTACGGAAGTTATCTTCACTGAGCGGCTGTAGCTGTTCGAGCTTTTCCACCAGCGTTTCCGCGTCGATGACCACAGGCTCGAATCCCTTCAGAAGCGCGGTGATGCTCTCTACGAAGAAATCATCTACTCGTTTCGGCAGCTCCTTGGAAGAAACGAAGTCGTCGATTACTTTCTGCTGGTCATTACTCAAGTACTGCTTCTGCGCGAGCACGAGCGGATCAGTGACGGTTTCCAGCAGCTTCTTTGTCCATTCCTTCGTCAGCTCATCAATGCCGTCATCGATCTGATCCAGCAGTCCATGAACATTTCTCTCATGGCTGCTCATATCGAAATGGCAATGCGGGCAGATCGGATTCTTTTTCAGTTCGTTCGGTGTCAGCTCATAGCAGACTTTAATATTCGCCATTGAGGTTTCAAGGTCGGAAAGCTTCGCGCCGGGCAGGATTGTGATGCTATGCAGTTTCCGGAGATTCTTGAGTGCAAGACTCTCCTGAATCTTGCCTTTGCGCTGTGCGTCCTCTATGCCGAGACGTTTCTTCAAATGCGCATCGTAGTAGAGATTGATGTACTGCTGCTGAACCGGCTCCAGCGCATCCTTCACCGCACGGGCTGCGTCCGTACCAGCGGTACCCTCCGCGATGCTGTCTCTGGCCGTACGGAAAGCTGCACGCGCATCTTCGATGGAAGCTTTCAGCTCCTCAATGTCGAAGTTCTGGATACTGGCGATATAGCCAACGAGATCTCCGCATTCGTTCTTGAAATCGAGGTACTCAGGAATACGGCGCAAAGTCCAGATCTGCTTCTCGATTTCCTGAATCTCATCCATCGTGTGGCGGAAATTATTCAGCTTCGCAAAAGTGTTGAACTTCGCTGAGTAGTTGCTGAATTCCTCCTTGACCTTGTCGCAGGCGCTCTGCATCCTCGCCTTCATCTGCGAATCGGCGAGCGGCTCTCCCCACAACTCGAAACCGTCAGAAAGTTTTCTCGTTCCGAGAACTGCATCACTGCAGAGATTCTGTGCGGCCTGAATAAGCTGCTTGACACCATTATCTCTGTCCTTCGGAAGATCCAGGAGCGCAGGATTGAGGCCAAGCACCTCGAACATCTTCTTGAGCTCAGCAAGAGCCATCTTTGCCGGGCGGGAGATATACTTAAACTCATAGAGATCAAGCGCATTTGTGCTCGGGATCTCGTCCAGATTAGATGCCGTGATTGTCTTGCCGTTGTTCAGTGTAATGACTGCGTATCCCGCGTAGACAAGCGACAGGAAGATGATTGGCGTAAACAAGAAGCTGATCTTAAATTGCTTGTCGATATACACACCCATGAATTGTTCTTCAAACAGGTCTGTATAGTTCAGCACGCCCTGCGGTGGCAGCTCCTGCAGGCGATCGATATAATATCTGGCGTACTTTGAGTTTTCCGGTTTTATCTTGTCATCCTCGAGTACACCAAAACTCTCAAGCATCATCCGCGCCTGCTGCGTCTTCCGGCCTGCAAAATAGTCAAAGGAATCCCGTGCCAGCCCCGCCATGTTCTTGCGGGTGACTCTGGTCTTCATGACCGGGAAATCCTTATATTTGTTATTGAAGTACTCGTCAAGGCAGATCGAAGCCGCAAGGTCGATCGTGTCCTTAAATGTCAGATCTGGTCTGTACTTACCCTTGAGGACTTCGATCAGCTGCCGCATCTGAGCCTTGTAGGTCACATTGAAGCAGGTGTTCTTGTTGTCGCTCAGATATTTTACAAGCTGGCGGTTGAACATCTTCGCCTTGTTCAAATATGCTTCCTTATCTTTTCCTTCGCTGATTTCAGCCAGCTGATTTGCAGCAGCATAAAGTTCAAGATTCTTCTTGAACTCATCCGCAGAGCGGAAGAAGAAGTATACCTCGTCCGGGAGATTAGCAATATCCACATTATCGTTGTCATAAGGCGGCATGATGTGAATATAGAAATCGCGCTCCGGCTGGGCAGTGCTGCGCTCTCCCGGAAGTCCCATAAAGAGATAGCCTTCCCGGAAGATATTGTGGCTGTTCCAGTTCAAGTCGTATTCGTAAATCTTAAAATTCGTGACGTATTCCTTCGCGTCCCATTCAAGGCAGTTATAGACAACCGTGTAGAAGTATCGGTTCAGTTCTGCTGGAGCCAGCAGTGATGCCTTCTGGTTGATCTTTTCATCGTAGTCAACGATTTTGTCGACATCGATATAGTACTGATTGTTGGCATCATTATGGATAATGAACTGTCCAGAGACCGTTGTCATGATGTCCTTGAGTGTTGTATTGACAACGCCAAGGAGAAAGTCTGCATCGTTTTCCGGCATGGAGTCCAGATAGAGGCAGAGGTCATCTTTCAGGTTTTCTGCCGTCAGTCCGAACTGCACATCGAGGCCGTTTGTCGTTAGTCTGTGCACGCTAAGTGCGTAGATGATCTGAATCGCCAATGGTTTATAGACCTTGTGTGGGAATGACCGGTTGATAATCTCCTCCAGCTGTGTGCTGGCATTCACGACCTTGCTGATTGTGACGTCACTTTTCAGAAGCCCATTTCCCTTGATCGCAGGCCAATAGGTGTCGAAGGAATAGATTCCCGGTGCATCTTCCGGTACGTCTTTATCGAAGATGTCACGGATGACCCTGGAGATGTTTTTCAGGATATGGCGGTTCTCCACAAGATAGACCTTATTGAACACATCTATATAGGCCGGGTGAATGGGGAACAGATCCACAAACTCATCCATGCGAGTAGACATGCCGCTGTAAAGGCTGGAAAACTTCTCGAGGTGATTCCGAATCAGAGCCTTCTGTTCCGGATTCTTCTTCAGGATTCTTTCTGAAACAACATATTCCGTATCCTCTTTTGTAATTTCCATCTGTGTGAAACGGTCACTGACGTGCTTCAACGTTTCAGAGACAAAGCTGAATTTCGGATTGTCGAAGATCTTTTCCTGAATGCCAAGAATGATACGGAGATTGCTCTTGGAGCACATTTCTCCGAATGCACGCAGCACTTCCAGGTCAAGAACCAGCTGACGTTCGTCTCTGGATGTCAGGTAGGCAAGGAACTCATCGACGACAATCAAATACCCCTTGTCCGGATACTTTGCATTGAAGGCTTCCATCATCTGCCGGATGACCTTCTTGTTGTCGCGGACCGTCGAATAGTCTGGTTTCTTGAAGTCAATGCCACGACGCTGGAAATCCTCTTCAATGTAGTCAAAGAGAATATCGTAGAGCGTCATGGTAACGCCACCGATTTCCAAACGGAGGATCTCAAACTTA includes these proteins:
- a CDS encoding DNA methyltransferase; amino-acid sequence: MEKRKLTKEDLDKVRDIEGFPIGTDEDIIALSDAPYYTACPNPFIKEFIAENGTPYDEETDDYHREPFASDVSEGKNDPIYMAHTYHTKVPYKAIMRYILHYTKPGDIVFDGFCGTGMTGVAAQMCGTDNYMLQQELKADENNWGRRNAILNDLSPVATYITYNYNSLVDITAFVEEGQKILQEVEKECGWMYETAHSSDSSVSFLSAEMKPKGRINYTVWSDVFVCPHCGNEFVFWDVAVDAKNKKVNNEFTCPSCGVRLTKRDCQNAVMTVFDENLKTTHTMSRQVPVLINYLYAGKRYEKKPDEADLELLKKIDALTIPYPYPHNRMCEGGESRRNDKYGITNVDQFYTKRNLYVLSALYEKSKTSRFRIVVESVNPGLVSKLVRYNMGKRGNGVLSGTLYLPSLSAEGDVIKAVEGKFKDFQKVFQMTHTFRGALCETSSSTQLKTIPNNTVDYIFTDPPFGDNLNYSELSFIWESWLNVLTRNKAEAIVNDVQGKGIAEYQSLMTNCFLEFYRVLKPNRWMTVEFHNSKNAVWNAIQESLGRAGFIIADVRTLDKKQGSFKQVNNTSAVKQDLVISAYKPKEKFRKEFESKAGTEETAWAFVRQHLANLPVVVDSDHDGKIDIIAERQAYLLFDRMVAYHIMNGIPVPIDATDFYKGLDEKFLKRDGMYFLPDQVNEYDIARIKMDVEPIQFELFVSNEKSAIAWLYQQLDTPQTYAELQPKFMQEVKSVDRYEDMPELSVMLDENFIQDDKGRWYIPDRTKEGDVAKLREKNLWKEFESYMNSKGKLKLFRSEAIRVGFSRLWKDKNYQAIVDMAERLPEQTIQEDDKLLMYYDISLSRVQ
- a CDS encoding DUF6079 family protein — translated: MKYSELISFKPIESTIQLVEGTKTQSGVKELVQTYVMSDSMAESLQAPVIDQLQMDEVVDNKGVFIVGNYGTGKSHLMSVISAVANDAGNLQYLQNQNFAKRMEPVAGKFEILRLEIGGVTMTLYDILFDYIEEDFQRRGIDFKKPDYSTVRDNKKVIRQMMEAFNAKYPDKGYLIVVDEFLAYLTSRDERQLVLDLEVLRAFGEMCSKSNLRIILGIQEKIFDNPKFSFVSETLKHVSDRFTQMEITKEDTEYVVSERILKKNPEQKALIRNHLEKFSSLYSGMSTRMDEFVDLFPIHPAYIDVFNKVYLVENRHILKNISRVIRDIFDKDVPEDAPGIYSFDTYWPAIKGNGLLKSDVTISKVVNASTQLEEIINRSFPHKVYKPLAIQIIYALSVHRLTTNGLDVQFGLTAENLKDDLCLYLDSMPENDADFLLGVVNTTLKDIMTTVSGQFIIHNDANNQYYIDVDKIVDYDEKINQKASLLAPAELNRYFYTVVYNCLEWDAKEYVTNFKIYEYDLNWNSHNIFREGYLFMGLPGERSTAQPERDFYIHIMPPYDNDNVDIANLPDEVYFFFRSADEFKKNLELYAAANQLAEISEGKDKEAYLNKAKMFNRQLVKYLSDNKNTCFNVTYKAQMRQLIEVLKGKYRPDLTFKDTIDLAASICLDEYFNNKYKDFPVMKTRVTRKNMAGLARDSFDYFAGRKTQQARMMLESFGVLEDDKIKPENSKYARYYIDRLQELPPQGVLNYTDLFEEQFMGVYIDKQFKISFLFTPIIFLSLVYAGYAVITLNNGKTITASNLDEIPSTNALDLYEFKYISRPAKMALAELKKMFEVLGLNPALLDLPKDRDNGVKQLIQAAQNLCSDAVLGTRKLSDGFELWGEPLADSQMKARMQSACDKVKEEFSNYSAKFNTFAKLNNFRHTMDEIQEIEKQIWTLRRIPEYLDFKNECGDLVGYIASIQNFDIEELKASIEDARAAFRTARDSIAEGTAGTDAARAVKDALEPVQQQYINLYYDAHLKKRLGIEDAQRKGKIQESLALKNLRKLHSITILPGAKLSDLETSMANIKVCYELTPNELKKNPICPHCHFDMSSHERNVHGLLDQIDDGIDELTKEWTKKLLETVTDPLVLAQKQYLSNDQQKVIDDFVSSKELPKRVDDFFVESITALLKGFEPVVIDAETLVEKLEQLQPLSEDNFRKKLNDIIASYTRGKDESKLRIVVKRKEN